A window from Desulfuromonas acetoxidans DSM 684 encodes these proteins:
- the extI gene encoding selenite/tellurite reduction operon porin ExtI: protein MNIISRVLLTVAGVAMVATSAFAGPTWTFGPDDEGLLKLDYKGQFQLDYRDTGSGSDNDDDTMEFNFRRNRISLVGAYGNLGIYVQTEYTEDVNIGPFSVSDGSDNEFQMLDAQIRYKFNDAFRVRAGKFKYNLTRENLEACEAPLTLDRSVLIRAPYVATRDKGVAVWGNLFDNIFQYRLDVMNGRNDSASAPDSNFRYTGRAHVTFLDGEKGYGYKGTYMGKKKVITLGAAYSVEEDVAYGDCANETDAVDYKAWTVDFFAEYPIEGVGTFTLSTAYVDYDLDDGYKGADPDSGIIGVNGEKNGGYTKVAYMLPETPLQFFFRAESWSLAYLDGVYDQEIDWYGGGLNYYLRGQNLKFTLEYSMVEFDDESAQYEDFDSLTAQVQVVF from the coding sequence GTGAACATTATATCAAGAGTGTTGCTTACAGTTGCAGGCGTGGCAATGGTTGCCACATCGGCCTTTGCCGGACCGACCTGGACCTTTGGCCCAGACGATGAGGGCCTGTTAAAGCTTGATTACAAAGGGCAATTTCAGTTGGATTATCGCGATACCGGTTCGGGCTCAGACAATGATGACGATACCATGGAGTTTAATTTCCGTCGTAATCGCATCTCTTTGGTTGGTGCCTACGGCAATCTGGGTATTTACGTCCAGACCGAATACACCGAAGATGTCAATATCGGTCCATTTTCTGTGTCGGACGGTTCCGATAACGAGTTCCAGATGCTCGATGCCCAGATCCGTTATAAGTTCAATGATGCGTTTCGCGTCCGCGCAGGTAAATTCAAGTACAATTTAACGCGCGAAAATCTGGAGGCATGTGAAGCGCCGCTGACTTTGGACCGCTCGGTTCTCATCAGGGCACCATATGTCGCCACACGTGATAAAGGGGTGGCTGTTTGGGGGAATCTGTTTGACAACATTTTTCAATATCGTCTCGATGTCATGAATGGTCGCAATGACTCAGCATCCGCGCCTGATTCCAACTTCCGCTATACCGGACGCGCTCATGTCACGTTCCTTGATGGTGAGAAGGGCTATGGTTATAAAGGCACGTATATGGGTAAGAAAAAAGTGATTACCCTTGGTGCAGCGTATTCAGTTGAAGAAGATGTGGCTTATGGGGATTGCGCAAATGAAACAGATGCCGTGGATTACAAAGCGTGGACGGTTGATTTCTTTGCTGAGTATCCGATTGAGGGCGTGGGCACATTCACACTGTCCACAGCTTATGTCGATTATGACCTGGATGATGGCTACAAAGGGGCAGACCCCGATTCTGGTATCATCGGTGTCAATGGCGAAAAGAATGGTGGCTATACGAAGGTCGCGTATATGCTTCCTGAAACCCCGTTACAGTTTTTCTTCCGTGCTGAGAGCTGGTCGCTGGCTTATCTCGATGGTGTTTATGACCAGGAGATTGACTGGTACGGTGGTGGCCTCAACTATTACCTGCGTGGCCAGAATCTCAAGTTTACCCTGGAGTACTCAATGGTTGAGTTTGATGATGAGTCCGCGCAATACGAAGATTTTGACAGTTTGACTGCACAAGTTCAGGTGGTCTTTTAA
- a CDS encoding GAF domain-containing protein: protein MTVFFASVVALFVLFWYVAIVPYYIRLEEREARYSATVVKLAFEREIASLKQLVIGFAAGLGTQASHANNPQFWQEFFTRDMLTEGQLAAVAVLGPDGRCQFSLFADSTMEDPVGSLSSKINDGGLKEIRNYRSPLAGYFADKQSWYLISGTDIVSPSQELPDRRYSLLFFRAVDKAFVYKLSRQFRFEFKLKYPVDSTGPHPEHLSPSQPVVVERGSADFLHVFFKLEDVSEQDTALVQIIFPREYIFQLRQGSLMRLTFFGAVFFVMAIVLMLIVRASVKKPFKDLSTVIHHLRKENKVRLPTADFEGREVVSLVSEFNLLLDDLEQSKIHQFCSEQKSDLIQRVVPSAIFTVNVDKVVTSWNRCAERLTGYRADEMIGNECFLFAEKPCQENCGLFDDTVPKPIMARECTIRRKDGKLIEISKNVDFLKDTQGRVIGGIECFEDISDRKSSEQALQWELALNIRLASLSRSIIHAPSNVEKIADELLDHARNLTNSPHGFVAMRRADGPQRFLAQTPLFSEYLQSRQSSDSFVSENRHSLLNCVYHYRDHVCFNDLDSLEVVSFVEGANEKINHFLALPIFDGDEHLFGQLALANKSGGYTDHDRQAVEQLVELFTVVLLD, encoded by the coding sequence TTGACAGTCTTTTTCGCCAGCGTTGTGGCTCTGTTTGTCCTGTTTTGGTATGTCGCAATTGTTCCCTATTATATCCGTCTTGAAGAACGAGAAGCACGCTATTCAGCAACGGTGGTAAAGCTCGCTTTTGAACGTGAGATTGCATCATTGAAGCAGTTGGTGATTGGTTTTGCCGCCGGTCTGGGAACCCAGGCCTCCCACGCAAATAATCCGCAATTCTGGCAAGAGTTTTTTACTCGGGATATGCTGACGGAAGGACAATTGGCGGCTGTTGCTGTTCTTGGTCCAGATGGTCGTTGCCAATTCAGCCTGTTTGCCGATAGTACTATGGAAGATCCCGTCGGTTCGCTCAGCTCAAAAATCAATGATGGCGGTTTGAAGGAGATCAGAAATTACCGTTCCCCGCTCGCGGGTTATTTTGCAGATAAACAAAGCTGGTATCTGATCTCGGGGACAGATATCGTTTCGCCGTCGCAAGAATTACCGGATCGACGTTATTCCCTCCTTTTTTTTCGTGCTGTGGATAAAGCCTTTGTCTATAAATTATCACGACAATTTCGTTTTGAATTTAAGCTGAAATATCCCGTTGATTCAACAGGGCCTCATCCGGAACACCTTTCACCCTCTCAACCTGTCGTTGTTGAAAGAGGATCAGCAGATTTTTTGCATGTCTTCTTCAAGCTGGAAGATGTGAGTGAGCAGGACACCGCATTGGTGCAAATCATTTTTCCACGTGAGTACATTTTTCAATTGCGCCAAGGTAGTTTGATGCGTTTGACCTTCTTTGGAGCCGTTTTCTTTGTCATGGCCATTGTTTTGATGCTTATTGTGAGGGCCAGCGTAAAAAAGCCGTTCAAAGACCTTTCCACAGTGATTCATCATTTAAGAAAAGAGAATAAAGTTCGTCTTCCCACTGCGGATTTTGAAGGACGGGAAGTTGTCAGCCTGGTCTCAGAGTTTAATCTGTTGTTGGACGATCTTGAACAAAGCAAAATCCATCAGTTTTGTTCCGAGCAGAAATCTGATCTCATTCAACGGGTTGTTCCCAGTGCGATTTTTACCGTTAATGTAGATAAGGTTGTTACCAGCTGGAATAGGTGTGCCGAGCGACTTACCGGTTATCGGGCTGATGAGATGATTGGGAACGAGTGTTTTTTGTTCGCAGAAAAACCCTGCCAGGAAAATTGCGGGTTGTTCGACGACACGGTTCCCAAGCCCATTATGGCTCGTGAGTGCACGATTCGTCGCAAAGATGGTAAACTCATTGAGATCAGTAAAAATGTTGATTTTTTAAAAGATACCCAAGGGCGAGTTATCGGCGGAATTGAGTGCTTTGAAGATATCTCTGATCGTAAATCTTCCGAACAGGCGTTGCAGTGGGAACTGGCGTTGAACATTCGTTTGGCCAGCCTGTCGCGCTCCATTATTCATGCTCCGAGCAATGTGGAGAAAATTGCCGATGAACTGCTGGACCATGCCCGTAATCTAACCAACAGCCCCCACGGTTTTGTCGCAATGCGACGGGCGGACGGTCCGCAACGTTTTCTGGCACAGACCCCCTTGTTTTCAGAATACTTGCAAAGTCGACAGTCGTCTGATTCCTTTGTGTCTGAGAATCGGCACTCTCTGTTGAACTGTGTCTATCACTATCGCGATCATGTGTGTTTTAACGATCTGGACTCACTTGAGGTCGTGTCGTTTGTTGAAGGAGCAAACGAAAAAATTAACCATTTCCTTGCTCTGCCTATTTTTGACGGTGATGAGCACCTTTTTGGGCAGCTTGCGCTGGCTAACAAAAGCGGCGGATACACGGACCATGACCGCCAGGCTGTTGAGCAACTTGTTGAATTGTTCACCGTTGTTCTTCTTGATTAA